In Halorussus limi, a genomic segment contains:
- a CDS encoding DUF4212 domain-containing protein: MSDNNSRKSENPSRESDDASRGDESNTAVETGGGESEPGEPRRGAKRTDGGVATGGRTADTDYLDARVNIFKPSTPFMRDHLRIVWTMFAAWAVFVFGPVTATYLATDFMTSTTVGGFPLHYLLTSMGAPLGALVLSFVYARKRDALDEKYGIDHSSGATSADAEPAAADGGTER; the protein is encoded by the coding sequence ATGTCAGATAATAACTCACGGAAGTCAGAGAATCCCTCGCGGGAGTCCGACGACGCCTCGCGGGGAGACGAATCGAACACCGCGGTCGAGACCGGCGGCGGCGAGTCCGAACCGGGCGAACCCCGTCGGGGAGCGAAGCGGACCGACGGCGGCGTCGCGACCGGGGGCCGAACCGCCGACACCGACTACCTCGACGCGCGGGTCAACATCTTCAAACCCTCGACACCGTTCATGCGCGACCACCTCAGAATCGTCTGGACGATGTTCGCCGCGTGGGCGGTGTTCGTCTTCGGCCCCGTGACGGCGACCTACCTCGCCACCGACTTCATGACGAGCACCACGGTGGGCGGGTTCCCGCTCCACTACCTGCTGACCTCGATGGGGGCGCCGCTGGGCGCGCTCGTGCTGTCGTTCGTCTACGCTCGCAAGCGCGACGCGCTGGACGAGAAGTACGGCATCGACCACTCGTCCGGGGCGACGAGTGCTGACGCCGAACCCGCCGCGGCCGACGGAGGGACCGAACGATGA
- a CDS encoding VC_2705 family sodium/solute symporter, whose product MMLTPLDLLPDALNASFKLIPAIMVSAMLLLFLGIGYAFRVADTEDLWVAGRSIGNVENGMAIGANWMSAASYLGMAALIALSGYYGLAFVVGWSTGYFILLIFLAAQMRRFGKYTAPDFVGDRFDSDTARAIAALTTILIGFVYSVGQARGMGLVGIYVFGGDYTTMVVLMMGITVGYLALSGMLGATKNMAVQYVILIVAFLAGLYAVGWTQGYSTFLPQVEYGALLSQLNTEFTQPFTNGGFYLWVATAFSLIVGTCGLPHVLVRFYTVESERTARWSTVWGLFFICLLYLSAPAFAAFGTDLYAKKVGDVYGASGMSGAEGDVIVVLASQLANLPTWFVGLVAAGGIAAAIATTAGLFIAASSAAAHDIYTNIINSDATQRQQLLIGRATIVVLGAIVTLTALNPPALVGELVALAFSLAGLVLFPMFFLGLWWENANRPGALAGMTTGLLIWTAAVFNELILATDAGPVVPIYADIFPAVGAALAGTPIVFAVTIGVSLATDEPPERIKRIVRQCHSPEPMGQQQSAEDVVSNDGGPVSGDD is encoded by the coding sequence ATGATGCTGACGCCGCTGGACCTCCTGCCGGACGCGCTCAACGCCTCGTTCAAGCTGATTCCGGCCATCATGGTCTCCGCGATGCTGCTGCTGTTCCTCGGCATCGGCTACGCCTTCCGCGTGGCCGACACCGAGGACCTCTGGGTCGCCGGGCGCTCCATCGGGAACGTCGAGAACGGGATGGCCATCGGGGCCAACTGGATGTCGGCCGCGTCCTATCTGGGGATGGCCGCGCTCATCGCGCTGTCGGGCTACTACGGGCTGGCGTTCGTCGTCGGCTGGTCGACGGGCTACTTCATCCTGCTCATCTTCCTCGCGGCCCAGATGCGCCGGTTCGGGAAGTACACCGCGCCCGACTTCGTGGGCGACCGGTTCGACTCCGACACCGCGCGAGCCATCGCCGCGCTGACGACCATCCTCATCGGGTTCGTCTACTCGGTCGGACAGGCCCGCGGGATGGGACTGGTCGGCATCTACGTCTTCGGCGGCGACTACACCACCATGGTCGTCCTGATGATGGGCATCACGGTCGGCTACCTCGCGCTGTCGGGGATGCTGGGCGCGACCAAGAACATGGCCGTCCAGTACGTCATCCTCATCGTGGCGTTCCTCGCGGGACTGTACGCGGTCGGTTGGACGCAGGGCTACTCGACGTTCCTGCCGCAGGTCGAGTACGGCGCGCTCCTGAGCCAACTCAACACCGAGTTCACCCAGCCGTTCACGAACGGCGGCTTCTACCTCTGGGTCGCCACGGCGTTCTCGCTCATCGTCGGCACCTGCGGGCTTCCCCACGTGCTGGTCCGGTTCTACACGGTCGAGAGCGAGCGGACCGCGCGCTGGTCCACCGTCTGGGGCCTGTTCTTCATCTGCCTGCTCTACCTGAGCGCCCCGGCGTTCGCGGCGTTCGGTACCGACCTCTACGCGAAGAAGGTCGGCGACGTGTACGGCGCGAGCGGCATGAGCGGCGCGGAAGGCGACGTCATCGTCGTGCTGGCCTCGCAACTGGCGAACCTCCCGACGTGGTTCGTCGGCCTCGTCGCGGCGGGCGGCATCGCCGCGGCCATCGCCACGACTGCGGGCCTGTTCATCGCCGCGTCGTCGGCGGCCGCCCACGACATCTACACGAACATCATCAACTCCGACGCGACCCAGCGCCAGCAACTCCTCATCGGTCGCGCGACCATCGTCGTGCTGGGCGCTATCGTGACGCTCACCGCGCTCAACCCGCCCGCGCTGGTCGGCGAACTGGTCGCGCTCGCGTTCTCGCTGGCGGGCCTCGTGCTGTTCCCGATGTTCTTCCTCGGTCTCTGGTGGGAGAACGCCAACCGTCCGGGCGCGCTCGCCGGGATGACCACGGGACTGCTCATCTGGACCGCCGCGGTGTTCAACGAACTCATCCTCGCCACCGACGCCGGGCCGGTCGTGCCGATTTACGCCGACATCTTCCCCGCGGTCGGGGCCGCGCTCGCCGGGACGCCCATCGTCTTCGCCGTGACCATC